Proteins encoded in a region of the Pseudomonas syringae KCTC 12500 genome:
- the pta gene encoding phosphate acetyltransferase has translation MQTFFIAPTDFGVGLTSISLGLVRTLERAGLKVGFFKPIAQPHPGDLGPERSTELMARTHGLKPPKPLGLAHVERMLGDGQLDELLEEIINLYQQAAVGKDVLVVEGMVPTRSASYAARVNLHLAKSLDAEVILVSAPENEVLADLSGRVELQAQLFGGPKDPKVLGVILNKVRTEESMEVFASRLKEHSPLLRSGDFRLLGCIPYRAELNAPRTRDVAELLGAQVLNAGDYDQRRMTRIIICARTVLNTVPLLKPGVLVVTPGDRDDIILAVSLAAINGVPLAGLLLTSDTVPDPRILELCRGALQAGLPVLSVSSGSYDTANRLNQLNKEIPIDDRERAENITDFVASHLDANWLHQRCGTPRELRLSPAVFRYQLIQRAQAANKRIVLPEGNEPLTIQAAAICQARGIARCVLLARPEDVHAVAQAHGIELPQGLEILDPDLIRERYVAPMVELRKSKSLNAPMAEQQLEDPVVIGTVMLALDEVDGLVSGVIHSTANTIRPALQLIKTAPGCTLVSSVFFMLFPEQVLMYGDCIMNPHPSASELSEIALQSADSATAFGISPRVAMISYSSGNSASGEEVEKVREATQLARETRRDLLIDGPLQYDAAANEQVARQLAPDSAVAGRANVFVFPDLNTGNTTYKAVQRSADCVSLGPMLQGLRKPVNDLPRGAQVDDIVYTIALTAIQADTLS, from the coding sequence ATGCAGACTTTTTTTATCGCCCCCACTGACTTTGGCGTGGGGTTGACCTCCATCAGCCTGGGACTGGTGCGCACGCTGGAGCGCGCCGGCTTGAAAGTAGGCTTTTTCAAACCGATCGCCCAGCCACACCCCGGCGATCTGGGCCCCGAGCGTTCGACCGAGCTGATGGCTCGCACCCACGGCCTCAAGCCGCCCAAGCCTTTGGGGCTGGCGCATGTCGAGCGCATGCTCGGTGATGGTCAACTGGATGAACTGCTCGAAGAGATCATCAATCTTTATCAGCAGGCAGCTGTCGGCAAGGACGTGCTGGTCGTCGAAGGCATGGTCCCGACCCGTAGCGCGAGCTATGCCGCGCGGGTCAATCTGCATTTGGCCAAGAGCCTGGATGCCGAAGTCATTCTGGTCTCTGCCCCGGAAAACGAAGTGCTCGCCGATCTGTCGGGCAGGGTCGAATTGCAGGCCCAGCTGTTTGGCGGCCCCAAGGACCCCAAGGTGCTGGGGGTGATACTCAACAAGGTGCGCACTGAAGAGAGCATGGAAGTCTTCGCCTCGCGCCTCAAAGAACACTCGCCGTTGCTGCGCAGTGGTGACTTTCGCCTGCTGGGCTGTATCCCGTATCGCGCAGAACTCAACGCGCCACGTACCCGCGATGTGGCCGAGCTGCTCGGCGCGCAGGTGCTGAACGCAGGCGACTACGATCAGCGCCGCATGACCAGAATCATCATTTGTGCGCGGACGGTGCTCAACACGGTACCACTGCTCAAGCCGGGTGTGCTGGTGGTGACGCCGGGCGACCGCGACGACATCATCCTGGCGGTGAGCCTCGCGGCAATAAACGGCGTACCGCTCGCCGGCCTCCTGCTGACCAGCGATACCGTGCCCGACCCACGCATCCTGGAGCTGTGCCGCGGCGCACTGCAGGCGGGGCTGCCGGTGCTGTCGGTCAGCAGCGGCTCGTATGACACGGCAAATCGCCTGAATCAGTTGAACAAGGAAATCCCCATCGATGACCGCGAGCGCGCGGAAAACATCACCGATTTCGTTGCCAGTCACCTGGACGCCAACTGGCTGCACCAGCGCTGCGGCACACCCCGCGAGCTGCGCCTGTCGCCCGCGGTGTTTCGATATCAGTTGATCCAGCGCGCGCAAGCGGCCAACAAGCGCATCGTGCTGCCTGAAGGTAACGAGCCGCTGACCATTCAGGCTGCCGCGATCTGCCAGGCACGCGGTATCGCGCGTTGCGTGTTGCTGGCCAGGCCCGAGGACGTGCACGCCGTTGCGCAGGCGCACGGCATCGAGCTGCCGCAGGGGCTGGAAATTCTTGACCCGGACCTGATTCGCGAACGCTACGTTGCGCCGATGGTGGAGCTGCGCAAAAGCAAAAGCCTGAACGCGCCCATGGCCGAGCAACAGCTCGAAGACCCGGTGGTGATCGGTACGGTGATGCTGGCGCTGGACGAGGTCGACGGGCTGGTGTCCGGCGTCATTCATTCCACCGCCAACACCATCCGACCGGCCCTGCAGCTGATCAAGACCGCGCCAGGCTGCACGCTGGTGTCTTCAGTATTCTTCATGCTCTTTCCCGAGCAGGTGCTGATGTACGGCGACTGCATCATGAACCCGCATCCGAGTGCCAGCGAGCTGTCCGAGATTGCCTTGCAGAGCGCCGACTCGGCCACTGCCTTCGGTATCTCGCCGCGTGTGGCGATGATCAGCTACTCCAGCGGCAATTCGGCCAGCGGCGAAGAAGTCGAGAAGGTCCGCGAAGCGACGCAGTTGGCACGCGAAACCCGCCGCGATCTATTGATCGACGGGCCGCTGCAGTATGATGCGGCCGCAAACGAACAGGTCGCCCGGCAGCTGGCTCCGGACAGCGCGGTCGCAGGACGCGCCAACGTGTTCGTGTTCCCGGACCTGAACACCGGCAATACCACATACAAAGCGGTGCAACGCAGTGCCGACTGTGTGAGCCTCGGCCCGATGCTACAAGGCCTGCGCAAACCGGTGAACGATCTGCCGCGCGGCGCGCAGGTCGACGACATTGTCTACACCATCGCGCTGACAGCCATACAGGCCGACACGCTGTCCTGA
- a CDS encoding DUF3565 domain-containing protein translates to MLKIEERASLTKQSPESERNSDGRPALKGSIVIDLRQDEHGHWFALLSCGHTQHLRHDPPWQSRPWVLDPLQRSQMRGQAFCCGWCANATDNDSLAAEKSR, encoded by the coding sequence TTGCTTAAGATTGAAGAACGGGCAAGTTTAACCAAGCAATCGCCCGAAAGCGAACGCAACTCTGACGGACGGCCCGCTTTGAAAGGTTCAATCGTTATCGATTTGAGACAGGACGAGCACGGTCACTGGTTTGCGCTGCTGTCGTGCGGCCATACCCAGCACCTGCGTCATGACCCTCCGTGGCAGTCACGCCCCTGGGTGCTGGACCCGCTGCAACGCAGTCAGATGAGAGGTCAGGCCTTTTGTTGCGGCTGGTGTGCGAATGCCACAGATAACGATAGTCTTGCCGCAGAGAAATCGCGTTAG
- a CDS encoding acyltransferase, which produces MDFLPAPLRGVIASLLLALNTIVCCTVLFAVTILKICLPFSAAQRFTDWLMSHIHETWIGNNNAWIKLLCHTRWHLSGLEGLDYNHSYLVTSNHQSWVDIMVLQYVLNRRIRPLKFFLKQELIWVPVIGLAWWALGFPFMKRYSKAYLAKHPEKKGKDLETTRRTCAKFRHNPVGIFNFAEGTRFTAGKHAQQNSPFRHLLKPKAGGIAFVLDAMGEQLESIINVTIHYPGGQPGYWDLLCGNVKEVVAHFEEIKIPQQFLGKNYDQDGEYRLEFQQWINTLWEEKDRLLDSLHEQYPAQH; this is translated from the coding sequence ATGGATTTTCTGCCTGCCCCGTTACGCGGCGTCATTGCCTCGCTGTTGCTGGCGCTGAACACCATCGTCTGCTGCACAGTGCTGTTCGCGGTCACGATCCTCAAGATCTGTCTGCCCTTCTCTGCGGCACAGCGTTTCACCGACTGGTTGATGAGCCACATCCATGAAACCTGGATTGGCAACAACAATGCCTGGATCAAACTGCTGTGCCACACCCGCTGGCACCTGAGCGGTCTGGAAGGGCTGGATTACAATCACTCGTACCTGGTCACCAGCAATCACCAGAGCTGGGTCGACATCATGGTCTTGCAGTACGTGCTCAACCGACGTATTCGCCCCTTGAAGTTCTTCCTCAAGCAGGAGTTGATCTGGGTTCCGGTGATCGGTCTGGCGTGGTGGGCGCTGGGCTTTCCGTTCATGAAGCGCTACTCCAAGGCATACCTTGCCAAACACCCGGAAAAGAAAGGCAAGGACCTGGAAACCACCCGCCGCACCTGCGCGAAGTTTCGCCATAACCCGGTGGGGATTTTCAACTTCGCCGAAGGCACGCGCTTCACCGCGGGCAAACACGCGCAACAGAACTCGCCGTTCCGCCACCTGCTCAAACCCAAGGCTGGCGGCATTGCCTTCGTGCTCGATGCGATGGGCGAACAGCTGGAATCGATCATCAACGTGACCATCCACTACCCTGGCGGACAACCCGGCTACTGGGACCTGCTGTGCGGGAATGTGAAGGAAGTGGTTGCGCACTTCGAAGAGATCAAAATCCCGCAGCAGTTTCTCGGCAAGAATTACGACCAGGACGGCGAATACCGTCTGGAATTCCAGCAGTGGATCAATACGCTATGGGAAGAGAAAGACCGGCTGCTGGACAGCCTGCATGAGCAGTATCCGGCGCAGCATTGA
- a CDS encoding OmpA family protein, translating to MFTSRRLIIVATAVAMLSGCATSNPYDNQGQAQSSGGMSKTAKYGGLGALAGAVAGAAIDHNHRGKGALIGAAVAGAASAGYGYYADKQEAALRESMANTGVEVQREGDQIKLIMPGNITFATDSSAIASSFYSPLNNLASSLKQFNQNNIEIVGYTDSTGSRQHNMDLSQQRAQSVATYLTSQGVDQAHLSVRGAGPDQPIASNADVNGRAQNRRVEVNLKPIPGQQY from the coding sequence ATGTTTACCTCGCGTCGTTTGATCATTGTCGCCACCGCCGTAGCCATGCTTTCCGGCTGTGCAACATCCAATCCCTATGACAATCAAGGCCAGGCGCAAAGCTCCGGTGGTATGAGCAAAACGGCCAAGTACGGCGGACTGGGCGCATTGGCCGGTGCGGTAGCCGGTGCGGCCATCGATCACAATCATCGCGGCAAGGGCGCCCTGATCGGCGCTGCAGTGGCGGGTGCCGCATCGGCGGGCTATGGCTACTATGCAGACAAGCAGGAAGCTGCGTTGCGCGAGAGCATGGCCAACACCGGTGTCGAGGTGCAGCGTGAGGGTGACCAGATCAAACTGATCATGCCGGGTAACATCACGTTCGCGACGGACTCTTCGGCCATTGCCAGCAGCTTCTATTCGCCGCTTAACAATCTGGCGAGCTCGCTCAAGCAGTTCAATCAGAACAACATTGAAATCGTCGGTTACACCGACAGCACCGGCAGCCGCCAGCACAACATGGACCTGTCGCAACAGCGCGCCCAGAGCGTCGCGACTTACCTGACCTCGCAAGGCGTCGATCAAGCGCACCTGTCAGTGCGCGGTGCAGGCCCTGATCAACCGATTGCCAGCAACGCCGACGTCAACGGCCGCGCCCAGAACCGTCGCGTAGAGGTTAACCTCAAGCCGATTCCGGGTCAGCAGTACTGA